In Kitasatospora sp. NBC_00240, the following are encoded in one genomic region:
- a CDS encoding alpha-N-acetylglucosaminidase, which yields MPAVLTFLTALAACCALLPAAVPAGAAALPGGTQRAAAVHQAAAPFDTAPAVAALARLLPTRAAQFTLTAAPPGGAADSYSVSGTAGAVAVRGTSPAALLTGVGWYLENVAKVDIGLPGDSTAALPAVLPAVPAPVTRAAVVPHRYALNDTDDGYSGAYRDFASYQHEIDVLALHGVNEVFVQTGAEHPYYRALQEFGYGADELRDWIPAPSHQSWWLLQNMSGFGGPVSGHLLDARAALGRRITDQLRSLGMTPVLPGFFGTVPPGFAARNPGARTVPQGDWVGFTRPDWLDPTGPVFGRLAAAYYRAQSEAFGDSAMFKMDLLHEGGVAGPVDVTTAATAVQRALLTAHPGATWAILGWQDNPSDALLAGVDRSRMLIVDGLSDRYEGLDRDADWHGTPYAFGSIPNFGGHTTIGANAGVWARRFQEWRSRPGSALKGIAYLPEGTGTDPAAFALFSRLAWQDGPIDLAGWFGGYAARRYGGADPHAAAAWDMLRQGPYAMPADSWSEAQDGLFAARPSLTATSAASWSPPSMRYDPALVRRALDELLAVSPALRTSDAYRFDLVNLARQALADHGRALLPRIRAAYEAGDLAGFRSTAAEWQDELGLLDELLGSDRRFLLGPWLAAARAQGASPAEADQLEYDARSILTSWGGRGPSDGGGLHDYAGREWSGLVSGLYAERWGVYFDSLDAALATDTPPAPVDWFSIDDDWARRTDGHPTAATGDPVELARAAAAAVG from the coding sequence GTGCCGGCGGTCCTGACGTTCCTGACCGCCCTGGCGGCCTGCTGCGCCCTGCTGCCGGCGGCCGTCCCGGCCGGGGCAGCCGCCCTGCCCGGCGGCACGCAGCGGGCCGCCGCCGTGCACCAGGCCGCCGCACCCTTCGACACCGCGCCGGCCGTCGCCGCGCTGGCGCGCCTGCTGCCCACCCGGGCGGCCCAGTTCACCCTGACGGCGGCCCCGCCGGGCGGAGCCGCCGACAGCTATTCCGTCTCCGGCACGGCGGGCGCCGTCGCCGTCCGGGGCACCTCCCCCGCCGCGCTGCTGACCGGCGTCGGCTGGTACCTGGAGAACGTGGCCAAGGTCGACATCGGCCTGCCCGGCGACTCGACGGCGGCCCTGCCCGCCGTCCTGCCGGCCGTCCCGGCCCCGGTCACCCGCGCGGCCGTCGTCCCGCACCGCTACGCGCTCAACGACACCGACGACGGCTACTCGGGCGCCTACCGGGACTTCGCCTCGTACCAGCACGAGATCGACGTCCTGGCACTGCACGGCGTCAACGAGGTCTTCGTCCAGACCGGCGCCGAACACCCCTACTACCGGGCCCTGCAGGAGTTCGGCTACGGCGCGGACGAGCTGCGCGACTGGATCCCGGCGCCGTCGCACCAGAGCTGGTGGCTGCTGCAGAACATGAGCGGCTTCGGCGGGCCGGTCTCCGGGCACCTCCTGGACGCCCGGGCCGCGTTGGGCCGGCGCATCACCGACCAACTGCGCTCACTGGGGATGACCCCCGTGCTGCCGGGGTTCTTCGGCACCGTGCCGCCGGGCTTCGCCGCCCGCAACCCCGGTGCCCGGACCGTCCCGCAGGGCGACTGGGTCGGCTTCACCCGGCCCGACTGGCTGGACCCGACCGGCCCGGTGTTCGGCCGGCTGGCCGCCGCCTACTACCGGGCGCAGAGCGAGGCCTTCGGCGACAGCGCGATGTTCAAGATGGACCTGCTGCACGAGGGTGGCGTGGCCGGCCCGGTGGACGTCACGACGGCCGCGACCGCCGTCCAGCGCGCGTTGCTCACCGCCCACCCCGGAGCGACCTGGGCCATCCTGGGCTGGCAGGACAATCCCTCGGACGCGCTGCTGGCCGGCGTCGACCGGTCCAGGATGCTGATCGTGGACGGCCTGTCCGACCGGTACGAGGGCCTCGACCGGGACGCCGACTGGCACGGCACCCCGTACGCCTTCGGCAGCATCCCCAACTTCGGCGGCCACACCACGATCGGCGCCAACGCGGGGGTCTGGGCGCGACGTTTCCAGGAGTGGCGCAGCCGGCCGGGCAGCGCCCTGAAGGGCATCGCCTACCTGCCGGAGGGGACCGGCACCGATCCGGCCGCGTTCGCCCTGTTCAGCCGGCTGGCCTGGCAGGACGGGCCGATCGACCTGGCGGGCTGGTTCGGCGGCTACGCGGCCCGGCGCTACGGCGGCGCCGACCCGCACGCGGCCGCCGCCTGGGACATGCTCCGTCAGGGTCCGTACGCGATGCCCGCCGACTCGTGGAGCGAGGCGCAGGACGGCCTGTTCGCCGCGCGTCCGAGTCTGACCGCCACCAGCGCGGCCAGCTGGAGCCCGCCGTCGATGCGCTACGACCCCGCCCTGGTGCGCCGGGCGCTGGACGAACTGCTGGCGGTGTCACCGGCGTTGCGGACGAGCGACGCGTACCGCTTCGACCTGGTGAACCTCGCCCGGCAGGCGCTGGCCGATCACGGCCGCGCCCTGCTGCCCCGGATCAGGGCCGCGTACGAGGCGGGCGACCTGGCGGGGTTCCGCTCGACGGCCGCCGAGTGGCAGGACGAACTCGGCCTGCTGGACGAACTGCTGGGATCCGACCGGCGGTTCCTGCTCGGACCGTGGCTGGCGGCGGCCCGGGCCCAGGGCGCCTCGCCGGCCGAGGCGGACCAGCTGGAGTACGACGCCCGCTCCATCCTCACCAGTTGGGGCGGGCGCGGCCCGAGCGACGGCGGCGGGCTGCACGACTACGCCGGCCGGGAGTGGTCCGGGCTGGTCTCGGGGCTGTACGCGGAGCGCTGGGGGGTGTACTTCGACTCGCTGGACGCGGCCCTGGCCACCGACACCCCGCCGGCGCCGGTCGACTGGTTCAGCATCGACGACGACTGGGCCCGGCGGACCGACGGTCACCCTACCGCCGCCACCGGCGACCCGGTCGAGCTGGCCCGGGCAGCGGCGGCGGCGGTCGGGTGA
- a CDS encoding 3'-5' exonuclease has protein sequence MDDGGRLWNVVDVEATCWDGQPPPGAVSEIIEIGLTVLDLGSGERVGRHRILVRPSRSAVSGFCTELTGLTQAEVDTGLGFTEACRLLAAEHRAGVRPWASWGDYDRHQFTRQCAATRTEYPFGRAHTNAKAVFTEAHGLRRRPGMAQALEIAGLPLEGRHHRGEDDAWNIAALVLGLSARGAWPAGPAGGRPPTW, from the coding sequence ATGGACGACGGGGGCCGGCTGTGGAACGTGGTGGACGTCGAGGCGACCTGCTGGGACGGGCAGCCGCCGCCGGGTGCGGTCAGCGAGATCATCGAGATCGGGCTGACCGTGCTCGACCTCGGCAGCGGTGAGCGGGTCGGTCGGCACCGGATCCTGGTCCGGCCGTCGCGCTCGGCCGTGAGCGGGTTCTGCACCGAGCTGACCGGGCTGACCCAGGCCGAGGTGGACACCGGTCTCGGCTTCACCGAGGCCTGCCGGCTGCTGGCCGCCGAGCACCGGGCCGGCGTTCGCCCGTGGGCCAGTTGGGGCGACTACGACCGGCACCAGTTCACCCGCCAGTGCGCCGCCACCCGCACCGAGTACCCCTTCGGGCGGGCGCACACCAACGCCAAGGCGGTGTTCACCGAGGCGCACGGGCTGCGCAGGCGGCCCGGCATGGCGCAGGCGCTGGAGATCGCCGGACTGCCGCTGGAGGGGCGCCACCACCGCGGCGAGGACGACGCGTGGAACATCGCCGCGCTGGTCCTCGGCCTGTCCGCCCGGGGCGCCTGGCCGGCCGGACCGGCCGGCGGCCGGCCGCCGACCTGGTGA
- a CDS encoding DinB family protein, producing the protein MTTERIGPPLTGGEREMLRAFLDFHRATLAMKCDGLSDEELRRQSSPPSTLSLLGLVRHMAEVERTWFRRVIGAEDVPLVWSDQNDYQAAYDASSATRSEAFAAWQAEVEHSRRIEAAAESLEVTGHQPRWGEDVSLRLVMLHMMHEYARHNGHADFLREGIDGVVGA; encoded by the coding sequence GTGACCACCGAACGGATCGGCCCGCCCCTGACCGGCGGCGAGCGCGAGATGCTGCGCGCCTTCCTCGACTTCCACCGGGCCACCCTCGCGATGAAGTGCGACGGCCTCTCCGACGAGGAGCTGCGCCGGCAGTCCAGCCCGCCGTCGACGCTCTCCCTGCTCGGGCTGGTGCGGCACATGGCCGAGGTCGAGCGGACCTGGTTCCGGCGGGTGATCGGGGCCGAGGACGTCCCGCTCGTCTGGTCGGACCAGAACGACTACCAGGCCGCCTACGACGCGAGCTCCGCCACCCGGTCGGAGGCCTTCGCGGCCTGGCAGGCCGAGGTGGAGCACTCCCGCCGGATCGAAGCGGCCGCCGAGTCGCTCGAGGTGACGGGCCACCAGCCGCGCTGGGGCGAGGACGTCTCGCTGCGCCTGGTGATGCTGCACATGATGCACGAGTACGCCCGGCACAACGGGCACGCGGACTTCCTGCGCGAGGGCATCGACGGGGTCGTCGGCGCCTGA